The Brachyhypopomus gauderio isolate BG-103 chromosome 7, BGAUD_0.2, whole genome shotgun sequence genome has a window encoding:
- the ass1 gene encoding argininosuccinate synthase has translation MSKGTVVLAYSGGLDTSCILVWLKEQGYDVIAYLANIGQDEDFDAARKKAEKLGAKKVFIEDLRAEFVEEFIWPSVQANAIYEDRYLLGTSVARPCIARRQVQIAQKEGAQFVSHGATGKGNDQIRFELTCYALYPEVKIIAPWRIPEFYNRFPGRKDLMEYAGKHGIPVPVTPKAPWSMDANLMHISYESGILENPKNHAPSDLYLMTKSPEQSPNTPDVLVIEFKKGVPIKVSHGSDGTTKDTPLEIFLYLNEIGGKHGVGRIDIVENRFIGMKSRGIYETPGGTILYHAHLDIEAFTMDREVRRIKQGLSIKFSELLYNGFWYSPECEFVRHCIDKSQENVEGKVQLSVFKGNVYILGRESPRSLYNEELVSMDVQGDYNPCDASGFIRINAVRLREHHRLQGLKQ, from the exons GCCAATATTGGACAAGATGAGGATTTTGATGCTGCCCGGAAGAAAGCAGAAAAACTGGGAGCCAAGAAG GTGTTCATAGAGGATCTGCGAGCGGAGTTTGTGGAGGAGTTCATCTGGCCCTCGGTGCAGGCCAATGCCATTTATGAGGACCGGTACCTGTTGGGCACCTCTGTGGCCCGGCCTTGCATTGCCCGACGACAGGTTCAGATCGCCCAAAAGGAGGGGGCCCAGTTTGTGTCTCACGGAGCCACAGGAaag GGTAACGACCAAATTCGATTTGAGCTGACATGCTATGCGCTCTACCCTGAAGTGAAG ATCATCGCCCCGTGGAGGATCCCAGAGTTTTACAACCGTTTCCCAGGCAGGAAGGACCTGATGGAATATGCAGGG AAACATGGTATTCCTGTTCCCGTTACCCCAAAAGCCCCCTGGAGCATGGACGCTAACCTCATGCATATCAG TTATGAATCTGGAATCCTGGAAAATCCCAAA AACCATGCTCCATCTGACCTGTACTTAATGACCAAGAGCCCTGAACAGTCTCCCAACACACCAGATGTACTGGTGATCGAGTTTAAGAaag GTGTGCCGATCAAGGTGTCCCACGGGAGTGATGGTACGACCAAGGACACACCTCTGGAGATCTTCTTGTATCTGAATGAAATCGG agGAAAGCATGGAGTTGGCCGGATTGACATTGTGGAAAACCGCTTCATTGGGATGAAGTCCAGAG GTATCTATGAGACGCCGGGAGGCACCATTCTCTACCACGCCCACCTGGACATCGAGGCCTTCACCATGGACCGGGAGGTGCGCCGCATCAAACAGGGCCTGAGCATCAAGTTCTCCGAACTCCTCTACAACG GTTTTTGGTACAGTCCAGAGTGCGAGTTTGTGCGCCACTGCATAGACAAGTCTCAGGAGAACGTGGAGGGGAAAGTTCAGCTGTCCGTGTTCAAAGGGAACGTCTACATCCTGGGAAGAGAATCCCCCAGGTCCCTCTACAACGAGGAACTCGTCAG CATGGACGTGCAAGGCGATTACAACCCCTGTGACGCGTCGGGCTTCATCAGGATCAACGCAGTCAG GCTCCGGGAACATCACCGACTGCAGGGCTTGAAGCAGTGA